Proteins encoded in a region of the bacterium genome:
- a CDS encoding Glu/Leu/Phe/Val dehydrogenase, whose amino-acid sequence MAHDPSFNPFEMARTQFDKIADLIGLDEGTRELLRSPLREFHFTIPVRMDDGKVKVFQGFRVQHNDARGPSKGGIRFHPQETIDTVRALSMWMTWKCAVADIPLGGGKGGVICDPHNLSAREQEQICRGWIRQLARNVGPVSDVPAPDVMTNPQHMLWMLDEYEHIAGGHYPGMITGKPVGMGGSLGRTEATGYGVVYCLREALAEKGLAAADTTASVQGFGNVAQYAIDLYQQLGGKVVCVSSWDQADQTTYAFHRDSGVDLDELRGITDRFGGIDKAKAKDKGYEVIPGDDWIDRDVDILIPAALENQITGKNVGRIAARVKIIVEGANGPTTPEADAEIEKRGIFVIPDFLANAGGVTCSYFEQVQCNMNYFWPREEVLEKLDQKMTAAYHSISDLAGKQKLYMRDAAYVVAINRVAAACRDRGWV is encoded by the coding sequence ATGGCACACGATCCGTCCTTCAATCCGTTCGAGATGGCGCGGACCCAGTTCGACAAGATCGCCGACCTGATCGGCCTGGACGAGGGCACCCGCGAATTGCTGCGCAGCCCCCTGCGCGAGTTCCACTTCACCATCCCGGTGCGCATGGACGACGGCAAGGTCAAGGTCTTCCAGGGCTTCCGCGTCCAGCACAACGATGCCCGCGGCCCGAGCAAGGGCGGCATCCGCTTCCATCCGCAGGAGACGATCGACACGGTGCGCGCCCTGTCCATGTGGATGACGTGGAAGTGCGCCGTGGCCGACATCCCCCTCGGCGGCGGCAAGGGCGGCGTGATCTGCGACCCGCACAACCTGAGCGCCCGCGAGCAGGAGCAGATCTGCCGTGGCTGGATCCGGCAGCTCGCCCGCAACGTGGGCCCCGTGTCCGACGTGCCCGCGCCCGACGTCATGACCAACCCCCAGCACATGCTGTGGATGCTCGACGAATACGAGCACATCGCCGGCGGCCACTACCCCGGCATGATCACCGGCAAGCCCGTGGGCATGGGCGGCTCCCTCGGCCGCACCGAGGCCACGGGCTACGGCGTGGTCTACTGCCTGCGGGAGGCCCTGGCCGAGAAGGGGCTCGCGGCCGCCGACACCACCGCCAGCGTGCAGGGCTTCGGCAACGTCGCCCAGTACGCCATCGACCTCTACCAGCAGCTGGGCGGCAAGGTCGTCTGCGTGTCGAGCTGGGACCAGGCCGACCAGACCACCTACGCCTTCCACCGCGACAGCGGCGTCGACCTCGACGAGCTGCGCGGCATCACCGACCGGTTCGGCGGCATCGACAAGGCCAAGGCGAAGGACAAGGGCTACGAGGTCATCCCTGGCGACGACTGGATCGACCGCGACGTGGACATCCTGATTCCCGCGGCGCTCGAGAACCAGATCACGGGCAAGAACGTCGGCCGCATCGCCGCCCGGGTGAAGATCATCGTCGAGGGCGCCAACGGCCCGACCACGCCCGAGGCCGACGCCGAGATCGAGAAGCGGGGCATCTTCGTGATCCCCGACTTCCTGGCCAACGCCGGCGGCGTCACCTGCAGCTATTTCGAGCAGGTGCAGTGCAACATGAACTACTTCTGGCCCCGTGAGGAGGTCCTCGAGAAGCTGGACCAGAAGATGACCGCCGCCTACCACTCGATCAGCGACCTGGCGGGCAAGCAGAAGCTGTACATGCGCGACGCGGCCTACGTCGTGGCCATCAACCGGGTGGCGGCCGCCTGCCGCGACCGGGGATGGGTGTGA
- the gdhA gene encoding NADP-specific glutamate dehydrogenase, with protein MAQNVAAFMENVIAKNPAEVEFHQAVEEVVESIWPVLDKRPEYRKAKILERIVEPERVILFRVPWVDDKGEVQVNKGFRIEMNSAIGPYKGGLRFHPSVNLGILKFLAFEQVFKNSLTTLPMGGGKGGSDFDPKGKSDLEVMRFTQSFMSELFRHIGGNTDVPAGDIGVGGREIGFLFGQYKKLRNEFVGVLTGKGLNWGGSLIRPEATGYGAVYFAAEMLGTRNETLEGKTALVSGSGNVAQYTIEKLLDLGAKPITCSDSGGYILDEAGFTREKLAFLMDLKNVRRGRVKEYADKFPGAVYTAVDPGMDHNPLWDHKADCAFPSATQNEINEQDAKNLLRNGVYVVSEGANMPTVPDGVNHFVDAKILYGPGKAANAGGVAVSGLEMSQNSMRYNWTREEVDQKLHGIMKSIHAASMAAANEFGTPGNYVNGANIAGFLKVADSMLDQGVV; from the coding sequence ATGGCCCAGAACGTTGCTGCCTTCATGGAAAACGTCATCGCCAAGAACCCTGCGGAAGTGGAGTTCCACCAGGCGGTCGAAGAGGTCGTCGAATCCATCTGGCCGGTGCTGGACAAGCGTCCGGAGTACCGCAAGGCCAAGATCCTGGAGCGCATCGTCGAGCCCGAGCGTGTCATCCTGTTCCGTGTCCCCTGGGTGGACGACAAGGGCGAGGTCCAGGTCAACAAGGGCTTCCGGATCGAGATGAACAGCGCCATCGGCCCCTACAAGGGCGGCCTGCGTTTCCATCCGAGCGTGAACCTGGGCATCCTCAAGTTCCTGGCCTTCGAGCAGGTCTTCAAGAACAGCCTGACGACGCTGCCCATGGGCGGCGGCAAGGGCGGTTCGGACTTCGACCCCAAGGGCAAGAGCGACCTCGAAGTCATGCGTTTCACCCAGAGCTTCATGAGCGAGCTCTTCCGCCACATCGGCGGCAACACCGACGTCCCGGCGGGCGACATCGGCGTCGGCGGCCGGGAGATCGGCTTCCTCTTCGGCCAGTACAAGAAGCTGCGCAACGAGTTCGTGGGCGTGCTGACGGGCAAGGGCCTGAACTGGGGCGGCAGCCTCATCCGGCCCGAGGCCACCGGCTACGGCGCCGTGTACTTCGCGGCCGAGATGCTGGGTACGCGCAACGAGACCCTCGAGGGCAAGACCGCCCTGGTCTCGGGCTCCGGCAACGTGGCCCAGTACACCATCGAGAAGCTGCTCGACCTGGGCGCCAAGCCGATCACCTGCTCGGACAGCGGCGGCTACATCCTGGACGAGGCGGGCTTCACGCGCGAGAAGCTGGCCTTCCTGATGGATCTGAAGAACGTCAGGCGCGGCCGCGTGAAGGAGTACGCCGACAAGTTCCCCGGCGCCGTCTACACCGCCGTCGATCCGGGCATGGACCACAATCCCCTGTGGGACCACAAGGCCGACTGCGCGTTCCCCTCGGCGACCCAGAACGAGATCAACGAGCAGGACGCCAAGAACCTGCTGCGCAACGGCGTCTACGTCGTCAGCGAGGGCGCGAACATGCCGACGGTTCCCGACGGCGTGAACCACTTCGTCGACGCGAAGATCCTCTACGGTCCGGGCAAGGCCGCCAACGCCGGCGGCGTGGCGGTCTCCGGCCTGGAGATGTCGCAGAACAGCATGCGCTACAACTGGACCCGCGAAGAGGTCGATCAGAAACTGCACGGCATCATGAAGAGCATCCACGCAGCGAGCATGGCGGCCGCCAACGAGTTCGGCACGCCGGGCAACTACGTCAACGGCGCCAACATCGCCGGCTTCCTGAAGGTCGCCGACTCGATGCTGGACCAGGGCGTGGTCTAG
- a CDS encoding nucleotidyltransferase domain-containing protein: MTDRPDSPDLPVGNWRDRIDEMRRTRRKQFLRVSRKMLNHLCSIGLSGAQQMLAEFDDAQSGVSVRDGNAPGFRLDLEGSPLFSGAPFELAAEFLGDEEIEQRLEKWVKEEEAGFFSTVVGDPRSTMPEIAQAIRKYHELLLGRSGLNHSTLKSLRVSLIQRFLTEQLDFINVAKEVVRITDFHNILDHVIMPQGSYGKLGGKASGLLLARWILEQPEIAQLGLGEVKFPRTWSIISDAIMDFIKLNDLEDVMDQKFKDITQVRREYPNMIQLFKNSSFPPEVLTGLSRALDYFGEVPLIIRSSSLLEDRFGTAFSGKYKSLFLANQGNKTERMDALLEAVAEVWASVLGPDPIEYRRERGLQEFVEEMGILIQEVVGTRVGRYWLPAFAGVAFSLNEFRWSPRIQRDDGLIRLVPGLGTRAVDRTADDFPVLAVPSQPGLRANQSLDEILRYCPRYADVINLETNSFETVPLEALLKEADGQYPLIDKVFSVLRNGRLEQVSRLMIDPQNDDLVPDMEGLLGGTDFIDKMNALLSTLSQYMNTPVDLEFAHDGKEFYLLQCRPQAMTGDAAPAPIPTDIPADRVIFTAHRHISNGYVPPISHIVYVDPAVYGKLPSAEAMAEVGRAVGLLNGLLPKRRFILIGPGRWGSRGDIKLGVRVTYADINNTAMLIEVARKVGNYLPDLSFGTHFFQDLVEAQIRYLPLYPDDADVVFSAEFLTGSANLLPELLPDHAHLAACVRVIDVPAVTGGDVLHVYLNGDQDRALAALGPEEAARSVGGTASAPQPLHEPRQFWRWRFRMAERMVRALDRERFQVKGVYLYGSVKNGTARPDSDIDLLVHFAGDQTRLYQLECWFQGWSLALAEMNYSRTGVRMPGMLDVTFVSDLEVEAGSGLAAMIGAVTNAARRLDDPD, from the coding sequence GTGACCGACCGCCCCGACAGCCCCGATCTTCCGGTCGGCAACTGGCGCGACCGGATCGACGAGATGCGCCGGACCCGCAGGAAACAGTTCCTGCGGGTCTCGCGCAAGATGCTGAACCATCTCTGCTCCATCGGCCTGTCGGGCGCCCAGCAGATGCTGGCCGAGTTCGACGACGCCCAGTCGGGCGTCTCGGTGCGTGACGGCAACGCGCCCGGCTTCCGGCTCGACCTCGAGGGCTCGCCGCTGTTCAGCGGCGCGCCCTTCGAACTGGCGGCCGAATTCCTCGGCGACGAGGAGATCGAGCAGCGGCTCGAGAAGTGGGTCAAGGAGGAGGAGGCCGGCTTCTTCAGCACGGTGGTGGGCGACCCCCGCAGCACCATGCCCGAGATCGCCCAGGCCATCCGCAAGTACCACGAGCTCCTGCTCGGGCGCAGCGGCCTGAACCACAGCACCCTGAAGAGCCTGCGCGTCTCGCTGATCCAGCGCTTCCTCACCGAGCAGCTCGACTTCATCAACGTGGCCAAGGAAGTGGTGCGCATCACCGACTTCCACAACATCCTCGACCACGTGATCATGCCCCAGGGCAGCTACGGCAAGCTGGGGGGCAAGGCGTCGGGCCTGCTGCTCGCCCGCTGGATCCTCGAGCAGCCCGAGATCGCCCAGCTCGGCCTCGGCGAGGTGAAGTTCCCGCGCACGTGGTCGATCATCTCCGACGCGATCATGGACTTCATCAAGCTGAACGACCTCGAAGACGTGATGGACCAGAAGTTCAAGGACATCACGCAGGTCCGCCGCGAGTACCCCAACATGATCCAGCTGTTCAAGAACAGCTCGTTCCCGCCCGAGGTGCTCACCGGCCTCTCGCGCGCGCTGGACTACTTCGGCGAGGTGCCGCTGATCATCCGCAGCTCGAGCCTGCTCGAGGACCGCTTCGGCACCGCCTTCTCCGGCAAGTACAAGAGCCTCTTCCTGGCGAACCAGGGCAACAAGACCGAGCGCATGGACGCCCTGCTCGAGGCCGTGGCCGAGGTGTGGGCGTCGGTGCTCGGGCCCGACCCCATCGAGTACCGCCGCGAGCGGGGCCTGCAGGAGTTCGTGGAGGAGATGGGCATTCTCATCCAGGAGGTCGTCGGCACGCGCGTCGGGCGCTACTGGCTGCCGGCCTTCGCGGGGGTGGCCTTCAGCCTGAACGAGTTCCGCTGGTCGCCGCGCATCCAGCGCGACGACGGCCTGATCCGCCTGGTGCCGGGCCTGGGCACCCGCGCGGTCGATCGCACCGCCGACGACTTCCCCGTGCTGGCGGTGCCGTCGCAGCCGGGTCTGCGCGCCAACCAGTCCCTCGACGAGATCCTGCGCTACTGCCCGCGCTACGCCGACGTCATCAACCTCGAGACGAACTCGTTCGAGACCGTGCCGCTGGAGGCCCTGTTGAAGGAGGCGGACGGCCAGTACCCGCTCATCGACAAGGTCTTCTCCGTGTTGCGCAACGGGCGGCTCGAGCAGGTCTCGCGCCTGATGATCGATCCGCAGAACGACGACCTCGTGCCGGACATGGAGGGGCTGCTCGGCGGCACCGACTTCATCGACAAGATGAACGCCCTGCTGAGCACCCTGTCCCAGTACATGAACACGCCGGTCGACCTGGAATTCGCCCACGACGGCAAGGAGTTCTACCTGCTGCAGTGCCGCCCGCAGGCCATGACGGGCGACGCGGCGCCGGCCCCGATCCCCACCGACATCCCGGCCGACCGCGTCATCTTCACGGCGCACCGCCACATCTCCAACGGCTACGTGCCGCCGATCTCCCACATCGTGTACGTGGATCCGGCCGTGTACGGCAAGCTGCCCTCGGCCGAGGCCATGGCCGAGGTGGGCCGGGCCGTGGGCCTGCTGAACGGCCTGCTCCCCAAGCGCCGCTTCATCCTGATCGGGCCGGGGCGCTGGGGCAGCCGGGGCGACATCAAGCTGGGCGTGCGCGTGACCTACGCCGACATCAACAACACGGCGATGCTGATCGAGGTGGCCCGCAAGGTGGGCAACTACCTGCCGGACCTCAGCTTCGGCACCCACTTCTTCCAGGATCTGGTCGAGGCGCAGATCCGCTACCTGCCTTTGTACCCGGACGACGCCGACGTGGTCTTCAGTGCCGAATTCCTGACCGGCAGCGCCAACCTGCTGCCCGAACTGCTGCCCGACCACGCCCATCTCGCCGCATGCGTGCGCGTCATCGACGTGCCGGCGGTCACGGGGGGCGACGTGCTGCACGTGTACCTGAACGGCGACCAGGACCGCGCCCTCGCGGCGCTCGGCCCGGAGGAGGCGGCCCGCAGCGTCGGCGGCACCGCCAGCGCACCGCAGCCGCTGCACGAGCCCCGGCAGTTCTGGCGCTGGCGGTTCCGCATGGCCGAGCGCATGGTGCGGGCCCTCGACCGCGAGCGGTTCCAGGTCAAGGGCGTGTACCTCTACGGTTCGGTGAAGAACGGCACCGCCCGGCCCGACAGCGACATCGACCTGCTGGTCCACTTCGCGGGCGACCAGACCCGGCTCTACCAGCTCGAGTGCTGGTTCCAGGGCTGGAGTCTGGCCCTGGCCGAGATGAACTACTCGCGCACCGGCGTGCGCATGCCGGGCATGCTCGACGTGACCTTCGTCAGCGACCTGGAGGTCGAGGCGGGCAGCGGCCTGGCGGCGATGATCGGCGCGGTGACCAACGCCGCGCGGCGGCTCGACGATCCCGACTAG
- a CDS encoding transcription termination factor Rho: protein MDFHELQKTRVGDLREMMKEHCPETTGVVGMKKDELVAALAEKLGIEAPHKHVAAGLGKRAIKAEIRDMKVKRQAALAAGDGAELKKFRRLIHRRKRRLRRMMSLD, encoded by the coding sequence ATGGACTTTCACGAACTGCAGAAGACCCGCGTGGGCGACCTGCGCGAGATGATGAAGGAGCACTGCCCGGAGACGACGGGAGTCGTCGGCATGAAGAAGGACGAGCTGGTGGCCGCCCTGGCCGAGAAGCTCGGCATCGAGGCCCCCCACAAGCACGTGGCGGCGGGCCTGGGCAAGCGCGCCATCAAGGCCGAGATCCGCGACATGAAGGTCAAACGCCAGGCCGCCCTCGCGGCCGGCGACGGCGCCGAGCTGAAGAAGTTCCGGCGCCTGATCCATCGCCGCAAGCGCCGGCTGCGCCGGATGATGTCCCTCGACTAG
- a CDS encoding MmgE/PrpD family protein, which yields MSHAPQDSLTGRMADFAINLKYEDIPAVSIKEAKRFLLDSVGCALAAVNNRDMAAMYRFIARQGGTPESTLIGTGARTNAAGAALMNSLLVRALDYNDIYWEQDPSHPSDIIFGAISPAEALGRDGREALVGIMIAYELEMRWCLACFPGVREVGWHHATLTQFVSPFVAGRMYGLDRAQMVAAAGISGSSHYTQGGVVAGALTNMKNTADPLATQAGVLAAQMAAEGYEGPVEVIEGKEGFEHVIPTVKLKPEILLEGLGETFLITDCGYKAFPTEALTHQPMSAVQGIMKENGLVAEDVASIHIQTTARGADILSDPSKYDPQTKETADHSLPYCLAAVAADGGVYPNSFEQDKLFDPRIRALLGKIKVVANAEIDAMFPGTKRAIATITTSDGRSFEKTVDHAKGSPQNPLSDDELIAKFRANSEAVISRERQDAVIEATWGFDGCTDIKAYMKLLVAEK from the coding sequence ATGAGCCACGCCCCCCAAGACAGCCTGACCGGCAGGATGGCCGATTTCGCCATCAACCTGAAATACGAGGACATCCCCGCGGTCTCCATCAAGGAGGCCAAGCGCTTCCTGCTGGACAGCGTGGGCTGCGCCCTGGCCGCCGTGAACAACAGGGACATGGCCGCCATGTACCGCTTCATCGCCCGCCAGGGCGGCACGCCCGAGAGCACGCTCATCGGCACCGGCGCCCGGACCAACGCCGCCGGCGCGGCCCTGATGAACAGCCTCCTGGTGCGGGCCCTCGACTACAACGACATCTACTGGGAGCAGGACCCGAGCCATCCCTCGGACATCATCTTCGGCGCCATCAGTCCGGCCGAAGCCCTGGGCCGCGACGGCCGCGAGGCGTTGGTCGGCATCATGATCGCGTACGAGCTGGAGATGCGCTGGTGCCTGGCCTGCTTCCCGGGCGTGCGCGAGGTGGGCTGGCACCACGCCACCCTGACGCAGTTCGTGAGCCCCTTCGTGGCCGGTCGCATGTACGGCCTGGACCGGGCGCAGATGGTCGCCGCGGCGGGCATCAGCGGCAGCAGCCACTACACCCAGGGCGGCGTCGTGGCCGGCGCGCTGACCAACATGAAGAACACCGCCGACCCCCTGGCCACCCAGGCCGGCGTGCTCGCGGCCCAGATGGCCGCCGAGGGTTACGAGGGACCCGTCGAGGTCATCGAGGGCAAGGAGGGCTTCGAACACGTCATCCCGACCGTGAAGCTGAAGCCGGAGATCCTGCTCGAGGGGCTGGGGGAGACGTTCCTCATCACCGACTGCGGCTACAAGGCCTTCCCCACCGAGGCCCTCACGCACCAGCCCATGTCGGCGGTGCAGGGCATCATGAAGGAGAACGGCCTGGTGGCCGAGGACGTGGCCTCGATCCACATCCAGACCACCGCCCGCGGCGCGGACATCCTCTCGGACCCCTCGAAGTACGATCCGCAGACCAAGGAGACCGCCGACCACAGCCTGCCCTACTGCCTGGCGGCCGTCGCGGCCGACGGCGGCGTCTACCCCAACAGCTTCGAGCAGGACAAGCTCTTCGACCCGCGCATCCGGGCGCTGCTCGGCAAGATCAAGGTCGTGGCCAACGCCGAGATCGACGCCATGTTCCCCGGCACCAAGCGGGCCATCGCGACCATCACGACCAGCGACGGGCGCTCCTTCGAGAAGACCGTCGACCACGCCAAGGGCAGCCCGCAGAACCCGCTCAGCGACGACGAACTGATCGCCAAGTTCCGGGCCAACAGCGAGGCGGTGATCTCGCGCGAGCGCCAGGACGCCGTCATCGAGGCGACGTGGGGCTTCGACGGGTGCACCGACATCAAGGCGTACATGAAGCTGCTGGTGGCGGAGAAGTAG
- a CDS encoding DUF3857 domain-containing protein has translation MKSLTILLLVAAAGLPALAAAGPGVSNGHDLDALWARAEAGHDLAREDAVVLLDDLSVTVAADGTIATRLHTVVWIGTAQGIRHYADLRVPWNAATSTLDVELLRTWRDDRWWPDAARISETAVVHTLPYAVRAAPDYADLRETMLLHDGIELPCLVETAYTITERGRPVADGSFGFRVADPAVRIARSVSLPAGGELVVDGRFGAPAAQRDGASWTWVAEDAPPHAWPVAGDVRTYEPTVFWSAGADAAAAGRAWSDAFEAAVAGYDADALAPDLGAAVAGAAGGVAEVRAVLGFLRDTVRPVGTAPAPWRFRPRTAARTWDTAYGHVLDRAVLATAVLRGLGWRVAPRFAVEDAASVDHALELGRLVLVVDHAGDASALIVDAATGALGDGADAAALVDPAAATTAISDAPASDFALVISLAPGKEGAWQGTGRLATRGLFATAAPFLAGGDGVRDHVAAVVGSVLPDATVDGVNVRLAGPGRHEVEFAVTVPAPEGDEMRFVVGSPAGGLPAALPHDVNVADAARQSPIAWRGAARQSVTLRLDLGGRTVVHRPADRDLSADSGLFQAVTTADDDRLTFRRELTLVAARAPEHWPSVRGLLLAETDAAAATIVLGPASAAD, from the coding sequence ATGAAGAGCCTCACGATCCTGCTGCTCGTGGCCGCCGCCGGGCTGCCTGCATTGGCCGCCGCCGGCCCCGGCGTCTCGAACGGGCACGACCTCGACGCGCTGTGGGCCCGGGCCGAGGCGGGGCACGACCTCGCGCGCGAGGACGCCGTGGTGCTGCTCGACGACCTGTCCGTCACCGTCGCCGCCGACGGGACCATCGCCACCCGTCTGCACACCGTCGTGTGGATCGGCACCGCCCAGGGCATCCGGCACTACGCCGACCTGCGCGTGCCCTGGAACGCGGCGACGTCCACCCTCGACGTGGAACTGCTGCGCACCTGGCGCGACGACCGCTGGTGGCCCGACGCCGCACGCATCAGCGAGACGGCCGTGGTGCACACCCTGCCCTACGCCGTGCGCGCCGCCCCCGACTACGCCGACCTGCGGGAGACCATGCTGCTGCACGACGGCATCGAACTGCCCTGCCTCGTGGAGACGGCCTACACCATCACGGAGCGGGGCCGGCCGGTGGCGGACGGGTCGTTCGGGTTCCGCGTCGCGGATCCCGCGGTGCGGATCGCGCGGTCGGTGAGCCTGCCGGCGGGCGGCGAACTCGTCGTCGACGGCCGCTTCGGCGCGCCGGCGGCGCAGCGCGACGGCGCGTCGTGGACCTGGGTCGCCGAGGACGCGCCCCCCCACGCCTGGCCTGTCGCCGGCGACGTGCGGACCTACGAGCCGACGGTCTTCTGGTCCGCCGGCGCCGACGCGGCCGCCGCCGGCCGCGCCTGGTCCGACGCCTTCGAGGCGGCGGTGGCCGGGTACGACGCCGACGCCCTCGCTCCCGACCTGGGCGCCGCCGTGGCCGGGGCCGCCGGTGGCGTGGCCGAGGTCCGGGCGGTGCTCGGGTTCCTGCGCGACACGGTCCGGCCGGTCGGCACCGCGCCGGCGCCCTGGCGTTTCCGGCCCCGCACCGCTGCGCGCACCTGGGACACGGCGTACGGCCATGTCCTGGACCGGGCGGTCCTCGCCACCGCCGTCCTGCGCGGCCTGGGTTGGCGCGTGGCGCCCCGCTTCGCCGTCGAAGACGCGGCGTCGGTCGACCACGCCCTCGAACTGGGCCGCCTGGTGCTGGTCGTCGATCATGCCGGGGACGCGTCGGCGCTGATCGTCGACGCCGCGACGGGCGCGCTCGGCGACGGCGCCGACGCGGCGGCCCTGGTCGATCCCGCCGCAGCCACCACGGCGATCTCCGACGCGCCCGCGTCCGACTTTGCTCTCGTGATCAGCCTCGCGCCCGGGAAGGAGGGCGCCTGGCAGGGCACGGGCCGGCTCGCGACCCGCGGCCTCTTCGCCACCGCGGCGCCGTTCCTCGCCGGCGGCGACGGGGTGCGCGACCACGTCGCGGCGGTGGTGGGCTCGGTGCTCCCGGACGCGACGGTGGACGGCGTGAACGTCCGGCTCGCCGGGCCGGGAAGGCACGAGGTCGAGTTCGCCGTGACGGTGCCCGCGCCCGAGGGCGACGAGATGCGCTTCGTCGTCGGCTCGCCCGCCGGCGGCCTGCCCGCGGCCCTGCCCCACGACGTGAACGTGGCCGACGCGGCGCGGCAGTCGCCCATCGCCTGGCGCGGGGCCGCGCGCCAGAGCGTCACCCTGCGCCTGGATCTCGGCGGGCGCACCGTGGTGCACCGGCCGGCCGATCGCGACCTGAGCGCTGACAGCGGCCTCTTCCAAGCCGTGACGACCGCTGACGACGACCGGCTGACCTTCCGGCGCGAGCTCACGCTCGTGGCCGCGCGGGCTCCGGAGCACTGGCCGTCGGTGCGCGGGCTGCTGCTGGCGGAGACCGACGCCGCCGCGGCGACGATCGTGCTGGGCCCGGCTTCGGCCGCGGACTAG